The genomic segment AACTGAGGTTTTACGTACCGGACGTAGCATCTGCCTACCGCGTGTTTGCAAACGGAGTTTTGTTAGGCGGGCAAGGGAAACCTGGTATCAATCGGTTTGATGAGGTTCCGAAAATCCAAGCAAAGTATTACACTCTCATCCCTGATTCAGAAAACATAGAAATCGTTTTTCATATTTCAAACTACCAAAATAACTTTGGAGGCTTTTGGGACAAACCGAGCATAGGAAATAAATTTGCTCTGGACCGCCAAAGGCTGATCTCCACTGCCAGAGATTTATTTCTGTTAGGTGCTGTTTTGATTATCGGCTTTTACCATTCGGGCTTGTACTTCTACCGCAGGAAAGAAAAGTCTATTTTCTATTTTGCTATCCTTTGTTTTTTATTGGGACTTAGGATTGCCTGCACAGGAAATCGTTTTATCTTTGATCTGCTGCCTGATCTATCCTGGCAAATTGCGTTTCGATTAGAATTTTTATCCTACTATCTGGCCATTCCGGTAAGTATTCTATTCATCGGAAATTTATTTCCCTTGGATGCAAACCATCGGCTAATCCGTTGGATTCTCTATTCTTCCTTTTTTTATGTTCTTACTTTGGTGCTTCCTGTCTCTATCTATACCATTTTATTATTTGGATTCCAATTGATCGCCTTTGTTACTATCCTTGCGGTGATTCATGTGAACTTGGGTGCCGTAAGAAATCGTAGGCCAAATGCCAGATTGTTTTTTGCAGGATTGTGCGTACTGGCAACTTGTGTTGCTAGTGACATCATTCGGCATAGCCTCAACTCTCGGGGGATCTCTTTAACTCCGTATGGACTTTTGGTATTTATTTTTTTCCAATCCCTTATACTCTCCAGTAGGATTGCCAGCGCCTTTACACGAGCGGAAGAATTGGCTGAAAGTTTGAAAATCTCTAATGAGTCTTTAGTTGCGTTAACAGAAAATTTAGAATCGATCGTTACAGACCGTACTTCACAATTGAACAGCACTTTACAAAGGCTGAAAAAAGATCTGCAACTGGCAAAAAAAATCCAGCAGAAGATTTTACCGGCTCCAGACATCCAATACCCATCTCTCTCTTATCAGTTACACTTTGAACCTCAGGATGATGTTGGCGGAGATTTTTATGATGTTTTTGAATTGGATACGGGAATCACTAGGATCTTTTTAGCAGATGCGACTGGGCATGGAATCCAGGCAGCTTTATATACGATGGCTATCAAATCTGAGTATGAGGCGATCAAAAAATTTGTTACAAAAACGGATGATCTAATTGGGCACCTCAACCAAAAGATACAGAATAAGTTCTCGGGTTTGAAGATAGTGTTTACCTGCTTTTTGGTCGATATCGATACCCGACTGAGCAAACTTTACTATACCTCTGCGGGACATCCTGACCAAATCTTAGATTCTAAACAGAATGGAACTCAACTTTTGACAAGGACTGGGAATATCATTGGTCTCAAAAAAGAGCAGGAATACTCTCAGAAAATCATACCTTTCCAAAAAGGAGATAGGCTCTTTCTCTTCACAGATGGGATCGTAGAACAAAAAAATACGAATCGAGAGGAATTTGGTTTAGAACGAGTGATGGATCTCATGGCAAAAAACATAGCTAGTACCACTGACAATACAATGAAAGATATCACCTCTGCTTTAACAAACTTTAGAGGAGCGAATGCACAAGAGGATGATACCACCCTCTTGCTCTTTGAACATCTATAAATTATTTTTTAATATAGAGTCTTTCCACTCCATGGCTTTCGAATTCTTTTTCATAACTTTCAATCTCAGAATCTAACTTTAAGTCCCGCTCTTCTTCTGACATTTGAGTGAGTTGGCTTTCCGAAACCTTTTTGCTCAGATCTCGCATTCCTAGTTCATAGGCCAAGTCTGACCAAAAATGAAATTCATTGTATGGCTCAATGTAATCGTCATGCAAACTTTGGAAGACTTCCTCAGACAATGTTAGTAACTGGTCTTCTCCTTTTTCAATCGGCGCCTCTGGAGCTACCTTTTTGATTTTTTGGAAGATACTTTGGCAAAATTCATCAACTCCAGGATCACTTTCATCGTGAACGGAATTGACGATCCACTCGTAAACAGAGACTGCCTCTAGTAGTTGGTGGATTTCTTTTTCATTTAAATCTAATTGCATATATGTTTCCTTGCCTCAATCATACACCTCTCCCACTAGCTCAGTGACAACTGGAGTAAGCACAAGCGAAATGGGAGGAAGGAGAAGAGCCCACTTAGTGGTTTCTTTTTGAATGAGTCGAAATTTTGAGCCTTTGTTCTTTTTAGCGATTTCAGAGAATGATTCCAATGCCTCTGGAAATTCGGCATTTCGTCTGAGTGGGAAGAACACAAAAACATTTAGGCCATAGGAAGTTGTCCGAAGGTAATGATCGGGTTTCTCTGTTACGGCGGGCATAGCGTTGAATTTAGTTGCCTTTTCACTCGATACGCAGCTGGAAAAAAAAAGCAGAATGCAAAGTAAAAAACTAGATTGTTTCATATTCCAAGTATAGATATGAGAAAAATCCAAACAAGTATTTTCTTTCTTTAAAATTAGTAAAACTTTTGTTTGGTGAGGAATCAATTGAAGCAAGTATATTTGGCTGGTCCACAGGTATTTCTTCCTGATGCCCAAGCCTACTTTGCTCGGGCAAAACAGATCTGCAAACAATACT from the Leptospira ryugenii genome contains:
- a CDS encoding PP2C family protein-serine/threonine phosphatase, yielding MRRVQFVKRIFLLFLILPLLLSCETWEDLESEEILFRKGTMDLSKVPFGEDTVVPFQGDCELYFNELHYPPFHGEKSLTAYLNFQESWQGQEVSGKELPRLAHVTIRCFLIVNKETVGQELRFYVPDVASAYRVFANGVLLGGQGKPGINRFDEVPKIQAKYYTLIPDSENIEIVFHISNYQNNFGGFWDKPSIGNKFALDRQRLISTARDLFLLGAVLIIGFYHSGLYFYRRKEKSIFYFAILCFLLGLRIACTGNRFIFDLLPDLSWQIAFRLEFLSYYLAIPVSILFIGNLFPLDANHRLIRWILYSSFFYVLTLVLPVSIYTILLFGFQLIAFVTILAVIHVNLGAVRNRRPNARLFFAGLCVLATCVASDIIRHSLNSRGISLTPYGLLVFIFFQSLILSSRIASAFTRAEELAESLKISNESLVALTENLESIVTDRTSQLNSTLQRLKKDLQLAKKIQQKILPAPDIQYPSLSYQLHFEPQDDVGGDFYDVFELDTGITRIFLADATGHGIQAALYTMAIKSEYEAIKKFVTKTDDLIGHLNQKIQNKFSGLKIVFTCFLVDIDTRLSKLYYTSAGHPDQILDSKQNGTQLLTRTGNIIGLKKEQEYSQKIIPFQKGDRLFLFTDGIVEQKNTNREEFGLERVMDLMAKNIASTTDNTMKDITSALTNFRGANAQEDDTTLLLFEHL